AAATTCGTCATCGACACTGTTAGATCGGCCGGGCCCAACCCCTGCCCGCCAATAGTTGTGGGAGTGGGGATAGGCGGTACATTTGAGAAGTGCGCTCAACTGGCCAAAGAAGCCCTTTTAAGAGAACTGGGCGAGAAGAGCAAGTATCCCGATATAGCTAAACTGGAAGAAGAACTTTTAGAAGAAATCAACAAGCTGGGGATTGGACCGCAGGGCTTAGGTGGTAAAACAACAGCACTCGCCGTCAATATTGAAATCTATGCCGCTCACATAGCCAGCCTGCCTGTGGCGGTTAACCTTAACTGCCATGCAGCACGACATAAGGAAACCGTTTTCTAACTATATTTTTGTTTTCGCACCATAATGTTACCACTAAAAAGGGGAGGTGAAACGATTGACCCAAATCAGGTTAACAACTCCGTTAACTGATGAAGATGTTGAAAAACTGAGAATTGGTCAACGGGTTTCCTTAAATGGGACAATCTATACCGGACGTGACGCTGCTCATAAAAGGTTGGTAGAACTGATTGCGGAGGGAAAGGAATTACCTTTTGATCCCAAGGGGCAGGTCATTTATTATGTGGGGCCAACGCCGGCGAAACCGGGAGCTGTTATCGGTTCAGCAGGGCCTACAACCAGTTACAGGATGGATCCCTATGCTCCAAAGCTTTATGAGTTAGGCCTTAAGGCAAGCATCGGCAAAGGACGCCGGTCGGAAGGTGTGATCAACGCTCTGAAGCAAAATAAGAGTGTATATTTTGCTGCGGTTGGCGGAGCAGCTGCCTTAATTTCCAGGAGCATTAAGTCCTGCAAGGTGATCGCTTATCCGGATCTGGGGGCTGAGGCGATCCATGAACTGGTCGTGGAGGATTTCCCAGTTATTGTTGTTAACGATACACTGGGTGGAGACCTCTATGACGAGGGCATCAAAATTTACGCAGCCAAGTAGGGGTAGGTAGAACAAAAACTGCTAAAGGAAGATAACTATAATTTACCCCGGTAGCATTAGAAAATATTTTTACTGCACCAATGGTGCTATAGTGTACCAGGCAAACCTGACTTGTGAGCAGGAAACCTGGATTATGACAAGTGCCCGACCGGTAAGGAATAGCAGGTTGGGCTAGGTTGTTTTCTAAAAAGCTTATAGCTGCAACTCTGGCTATAAACAATTAACAGACTTGATAACCCGGCCACAGGATCTTTGTAAAACAAATTAACTTACCGCCCCAATCACTATTCTTTTAGCCATTTATATAATTTCTTTGCTTGAGGCGGTGGAAAGGAGTGAAAAGGCGACAGAATTGTAAACAAGTCCAAAGGAGATATGGAAATCAACAGCTGTCAATATCAGAACTATGTTTTAAATCTTTATCGTGATTATTGAATGGGAATAGAGATTATAGCTATGCTTATTGCAACATAACCCCAAACGACAAAGATTCGCGTATTCACGGTTATAAATGACCAGAGGGGAGAGATTCAGCCAGTGAAAATGTTTGAGTATATGGGTAAGGAGCTTTTTGCCAAATTCGGCCTTCCAGTCCCGAGCGGCAGAATGATCACCAACCCGGAAGAAGCAGCCGCTGTTGCAGCGGAAATCGGAAAACCAGTAGTTATTAAATCACAGGTTCTGTCAGGTAAAAGGGGTAAAGCCGGGGGAATCAAGTTTGCCGACACTCCTGAGCAGGCTGTGGCAGCCGCAAAGGAAATTTTCGGGATGACCATCCAGGGCCTGCCGGTAGAAAGGCTTTTGGTTGAAGAGAAATTAAAAATAGATAAAGAACTCTATATGTCCATCACTGTAGACGGCGCAGCTAAAATGCCTGTTCTTATCGCCTCTGCGCACGGCGGCATGGATATCGAGGAAGTTGACGAGGAGTTTATCATTAAGCAGCACATTGACCCTGAACTCGGTATGCATCCCTTTATCGCACGTGATGTGGTAAGAAGGATGGGCATACCTTTAAGCGGTCCTCACGGCAAAGAAATCGTCAAGATTATACAGACCCTTTACAGGATATTTAAACAGAAAGACGCCGAACTGGTTGAAATAAACCCGCTGGTATTCAGCGACGATAAAGTAATCGCAGCCGACTCCAAAGTAACCATCGACGACGACGCCCTTTTCCGTCAGAAAGATCTGCCTTACGTTGAAGAGCGCTCCGCTACTGAAAAAGCCGCCAAAGACCTGGGCCTTTCCTTTGTCGACCTGGACGGCAATATCGCTGTTATGGCCAACGGCGCGGGCATTACCATGGGCACGCTGGATACCCTCCAGTATTACGGTGGGGCTGCCGCCAACTTCCTTGACTGTGGCGGCGGAACCGGACGGGAAGCAACAGCGGAGGCGTTGAAACTACTTATCGCCAAGAATCCCAAGTCCATGATCATCAACATTTTCGGTGGCATTACCCGTTGCGATCAAGTTGCTCTCGCATTTAAAGATATTAAGGAATCAGTAGGATTTCCTTGCCCAGTGGTGATCCGGCTGGTCGGCACCAACCAGGATTTGGGCCGGGAAATTCTTGCTGAAGTCGGTGTTGAGGCATTCGATTTCATGCAGGACGCCGCTAAAAAAGCAGTTGAACTTGCCGCCCAGGGCTAGCACAAATATCTGGAGCTAAATTTGCCCTTAAAAGGCAAATCGCAGGCTTATGAAAAGCTTTGACAAGGAGGAATTGTTAAATTGGCCATTATCATTGATGAAAATACGAATGTACTAGTCATGGGAATGACCGGCAGGCAAGGTACCTTTCACACCAAGCAAATGCTTGACTATGGCACCAAAATTGTAGCCGGCACCAGCCCTGGGAAAGGCGGAGCTATTGTTGAAGGGATACCGGCATACAACAGCGTCCGTGAAGCCTGTGCAAACCACAAAATTGACGCTTCAGTGATATTTGTTCCCGCTGCTGGAACAAAAGACGCCGCTCTTGAATCCATTGAGGCCGGCATTGGCGTAGTTGTGGTTGTCACCGAAGGAGTTCCGGTACATGATGAGATTGAGATGGTTGCCTATGCCAAGCGCAGAGGGACCATCGTTCTAGGCCCGAATACTTTCGGGATCGTGTCTTCCGGCAAATGTAAAATGGGTATTCCCCCCAACAAATACTTTGTGGAAGGTCCTGTCGGCGTAGTAGCCCGCTCCGGGACCTTGACCTATGAGATCGTAGGCAACCTTACCGCTAACGGGCTTGGCCAGACCACCGTTGTAGGCATGGGCGGCGACCGGGTGGTAGGCACAACTTTTATCGATGTTTTACAAATGTTTGAAAAAGACCCGCTAACCAAGGCAGTCGTACTGATTGGTGAAATCGGCGGCAACGCTGAGGAAACAGCTTCTGAATATATCAAAACGATGAGCAAACCGGTAGTTGGCTACATCGCGGGCAAGAGCGCGCCTCCCGGCAAACGGATGGGACATGCCGGCGCCATCATTGAGCGGGGCAAAGGAACATTCCAGGGCAAGGTGGAGGCTCTAACAGCTGCCGGAGCCAAAGTGGCGACCCTTCCTTTTGAAGTACCTGGTCTGATTAAAGAAATGCTCGGCATGTAATTGTTGATCGAAAGGAGGAGATATCTTGTATACAAAAGATGAACTCGATAAAATTGCCGCAACAAAAGAAGCCTGGGCGGCAAAACTAGCAGCAACCACAAAAAAACGGCCTGAAAGAGAAGCCAAGTTTGCTACTGACTCGGGGTTTGAAATCGATACCGTTTATACCCCGAATAACCTGGCTGAAATGGATTACGAACGCGACCTGGGATTACCCGGAGAATTTCCATACACCCGGGGCGTTCAGCCCAACATGTATCGCGGCCGTCTCTGGACCATGCGCCAATATGCCGGTTTCGGGTCAGCTGAAGAGACCAACCAGCGCTTCCGTTACCTCCTGGAGCAAGGGCAGACAGGTTTGAGTTGCGCCTTTGACCTGCCTACCCAGATCGGTTACGACTCCGACCACCCGCTGGCACGGGGCGAAATCGGCAAAGTTGGGGTGGCCATCGACTCCTTAGCGGATATGGAAACCCTCTTTGACCAGATCCCGCTGGGCAAGGTCAGCACATCGATGACCATCAACGCCCCGGCAGGCGTTTTGCTGGCCATGTATATCGCATGCGCGGAAAAACAAGGTTTTACCAAAGCGCAAATTAACGGTACCATCCAAAACGACGTCATCAAGGAATATATTTGCCGGGGCACTTATATCCTGCCGCCGGAGCCCTCGATGCGCCTGATTTCCAACATCTTTGAATACTGCTCCAAGGAAGTCCCGACCTGGAACACGATCAGTATCAGCGGCTATCACATCCGTGAAGCCGGCGCAACCGCCGCGCAAGAGATTGCCTTCACCCTGGCGGACGGTATCGCTTACGTCGACGCAGCTATTAAAGCCGGCTTAAATGTCGACGATTTTGCACCGCGCCTTTCCTTCTTCTTCAACGCCCACCTGAACTTCCTGGAGGAAGTGGCCAAGTTCCGGGCGGCTCGCCGCTTGTGGGCAAGGATTATGAAAGAGCGTTTTGGCGCCAAGAGCCCGAAATCAATGTCTCTGCGCTTCCACACGCAGACGGCCGGTGTCAGCCTGACAGCCCAGCAGCCCATGGTAAACATCATGCGGACTGCCTATGAGGCCCTCTCAGCTGTTCTGGGAGGCACCCAGTCCCTGCATACCAACTCCTACGATGAAGCCCTGGCGCTTCCGAGCAACGAGTCGGTTATGATCGCCCTGCGCACCCAGCAAATCATCGGCTACGAAATCGGTGTTTGCGATGTAGTTGACCCACTGGGCGGCTCATACTATATTGAAAGCCTGACCAATGCGCTGGAAGAAAAAGCCATGGATTATATCGGCAAGATCGACGCCCTGGGCGGCGCTGTAAAAGCCATCGATTACATGCAGAAAGAAATCCACAACGCGGCATACCAGTACCAGCTGGCTATTGACAACAAGAAGAAAACCGTTGTCGGCCTCAACAGGTTCCAAATGGAAGAAAAACCGGTCGAGGGCTTGCTGAAAGTCGACCTTTCCGTTGGAGAACGCCAGGTGGCGAAACTTACGAAAATGAAAGCGGAAAGAGACCAGGCCAAGGTCGCAGCCCTCTTGCAAACGGTTAGGGAAGCAGCACAGAGCGACGCCAACCTGATGCCGGTCTTTGTCGATGCGGTTAAAGAATACGTTACTTTGGGCGAGATCTGCGGCGTCCTGAGAGACGTTTTCGGCGAATACAAGCAGCAAATCGTATTCTAGGGGAGGAGGAAGGCAGATGAGTGAAAAACGCATACGTGTATTGGTAGCCAAGCCTGGCCTTGACGGGCACGACCGTGGCGCCAAGGTTATCGCCCAGGCATTGCGCGACGCCGGGATGGAAGTTGTTTATACCGGATTGCGCCAGACGCCGGAGCAGATTGTCTCGGCAGCGCTGCAGGAAGACGTCAACGTTGTAGGCATGAGCATTCTTTCAGGGGCGCACGGAACCCTGTTCCCTGAGGTAGTAAACCTTCTTAGAGAAAAGGGCGCTGGTGACATCCTGGTTATTGGCGGCGGGATTATTCCCGAAGACGACATCCCGGCATTGAAAGAAGCCGGTGTGGCTGAAGTGTTTGGACCCGGCACACCACTTGAAAACGTGGTTAAGTACATTCAGGAACACGTATAGATTACTATTTTGTGTCAAAAATAAAACGCGGGTCGGCCGGCGATATGCCGGCCGCCGGACCCGTGGAGAATTGGGAGTGAGATAGAGGGGATAGGAAATCCACTAAAATTTGGAGGGATCTCGATGATAAAAAAAATAGACCATATCGGGATTGCAGTTAAGGACCTTGCAGCAACGTTAGCATTTTACGAAGGCATGCTTGGCCTTAAATCAGTCGAAACTGAGGTGGTGGAAGATCAAAAGGTGAAGGTAGCCTTTTTACCCACCGGCGACAGTGAGGTCGAGTTACTGGAATCAACGTCCCCCGACGGCGCCATCGCCAAGTTCATCGAAAAGAACGGTGAAGGTATCCAGCACATAGCTTTCCGGGTGGAAAACCTGGAGCAAAGATTGGCTGAACTAAAAGAAAAAGGCGTCCGGCTGATTGATCAGAAACCGAGGCGCGGCGCGGGCGGGGCAAATATAGCGTTCCTGCACCCAAAATCCACCTTCGGTGTCCTTATCGAACTGTGTGAGCGCGACTAGATTGGAGGTAATCACATGAGTATGCAGGATAAACTGGATCTGCTTAATAAACTAAGGGCAGACGTCGAAGCTGGCGGTGGCCAGAAAAGGATCGACAAGCAGCATGAAGGGGGCAAAAAGACCGCCCGCGAGCGGATCAATGAATTGTTTGACCCGGGCTCCTTTAAAGAAATCGACGTATTTGCCAACACAGAGATTGAATACAAAAAGGTGAAGAACCCCGGTGAAGGTGTTGTCGGCGGCTACGGGACCATCGGCGGCCGCAGGGTTTATATCTTCGCCCAGGACTTTACCGTAGTAGGGGGCTCACTTGGACGCGTTCACGCCGCGAAAATTTGCAAGGTACTCGATATGGCCATGACAGTAGGGGCGCCGGTAATCGGCATCTGTGATTCCGGCGGCGCCAGGATCCAGGAAGGTGTCGACGCTCTTGACGGGTATGGCCAGATCTTCTTCCGCAACACCGTCGCTTCCGGTGTAATCCCCCAGATTTCCGTGATCATGGGACCCTGCGCAGGGGGCGCTGTGTACTCCCCGGCTCTGACCGACTTCATTATGATGGTTTCCGGAACCAGCCAGATGTTTATTACCGGCCCGCTGGTGATCAAAGCAACAACCGGTGAGGATGTAAGCCAGGAGGCCTTGGGCGGAGCCTCCACGCACAACCAGGTTAGCGGTGTGGCGCACTTCCTGGCCAACAGTGAAGAGGAATGCTTAGCCCAAATCAAATCCCTAATCAGTTACCTTCCCTTAAACAACCTGGAAGACCCGCCGGTATTCCCGGCAACTGAACCCGCCTTGGACAAAGAGACTTTGCTTAGCGTTATTCCTGATGACGCAAACAAAGGTTATGATGTCCGCAATCTGATCAATGCCGTGGTGGACGCCGGCTCTTTACTGGAAGTACACCAATTCTATGCAATAAACGGTGTCGTAGGCTTCGCCAGGATCAACGGTCAATCGGTAGGAATTATAGCCAACCAGCCGAGGGTCCTGGCAGGCTGCCTAGACATCAACGTTTCAGACAAAATCGCGCGTCAGATTCGTTTCTGCGACTGCTTCAACATTCCCATTATTACTTTCATGGATGTCCCGGGCTTCCTCCCCGGCGTGCAACAGGAATACGGCGGGATTATCCGGCACGGCGCCAAGATGCTGTACGCCTACTCTGAGGCGACGGTTCCCAAGATCACGATTATTACCCGTAAGGCTTATGGGGGAGCTTATCTGGCCATGTGCGCAGCCTCACTGCGGGCTGACTCCACATTTGCCTGGCCCAGCGCTGAAATTGCCGTGATGGGCCCGGAAGGGGCGGTTAACGTCATTAACCGCAAGGAAATTGCCGCGGCTGAAAACCCGGTTGAAACGCGCAAACAGCTGGTGCAGGATTACCGTGACCGCTTTGCCAACCCCTATATTGCCAGTGCCAGAGGCTTCATTCAGGATGTTATCGACCCGCGTGAAACCAGAGCCAACATTATTGAAGCCCTGCATAACCTGTCAACCAAACGTGAGAGCAGGCCCCGGAAGAAACACGGTAACATTCCCATGTAGTGTTGGAGTACCGGCAAGGAGGAGGAATAACACATGTCTGCAGCCACTAAAACAAAGGCCGGTATCAAACCCGAAGTACTGGCCGCTATAACAGCGGCAATTGCCCTTTACGGCTTCTCAGCGCAAGAAGGTTATCAGGTCAGGAAAGTCACCAAGGGCATGAGCCCCTGGAGAAAAGCCGGCATAACTGAGATTATGCTAGGTCGTGATTTAAACAGGGACTATATGTAATTAATACGGCAGCTAGAACAGGCCTACCATTTAGGAGGGAAACTGTATGCAAAAGTTTAAGATTACGGTAAATGGCGAAGTTTATGAAGTTGAAGTTGAAGCAATTGGTGGAAGCGCAGCAGCAGCGCCAGCCCCGGTAGCTCCGCCGCCGGCTCCTGTTGCGGCTCCCCCGGCGGCGCCGGCCCCGGCCGCTCCCGCGGCAGCCCCGGCTCCAACCGCGGCCCCCAAACCTGCCGCAGGTGGTGGCGGTGGCGGCGCTTTATGCGCCCCTATGCCCGGCACCATTCTTGATGTTAGAGTCAAAGTGGGCGATGCTGTTAAGGTTGGCGATGTGTTACTGATCCTGGAA
This region of Pelotomaculum schinkii genomic DNA includes:
- a CDS encoding Fe-S-containing hydro-lyase → MTQIRLTTPLTDEDVEKLRIGQRVSLNGTIYTGRDAAHKRLVELIAEGKELPFDPKGQVIYYVGPTPAKPGAVIGSAGPTTSYRMDPYAPKLYELGLKASIGKGRRSEGVINALKQNKSVYFAAVGGAAALISRSIKSCKVIAYPDLGAEAIHELVVEDFPVIVVNDTLGGDLYDEGIKIYAAK
- the sucC gene encoding ADP-forming succinate--CoA ligase subunit beta; the encoded protein is MKMFEYMGKELFAKFGLPVPSGRMITNPEEAAAVAAEIGKPVVIKSQVLSGKRGKAGGIKFADTPEQAVAAAKEIFGMTIQGLPVERLLVEEKLKIDKELYMSITVDGAAKMPVLIASAHGGMDIEEVDEEFIIKQHIDPELGMHPFIARDVVRRMGIPLSGPHGKEIVKIIQTLYRIFKQKDAELVEINPLVFSDDKVIAADSKVTIDDDALFRQKDLPYVEERSATEKAAKDLGLSFVDLDGNIAVMANGAGITMGTLDTLQYYGGAAANFLDCGGGTGREATAEALKLLIAKNPKSMIINIFGGITRCDQVALAFKDIKESVGFPCPVVIRLVGTNQDLGREILAEVGVEAFDFMQDAAKKAVELAAQG
- the sucD gene encoding succinate--CoA ligase subunit alpha, whose product is MAIIIDENTNVLVMGMTGRQGTFHTKQMLDYGTKIVAGTSPGKGGAIVEGIPAYNSVREACANHKIDASVIFVPAAGTKDAALESIEAGIGVVVVVTEGVPVHDEIEMVAYAKRRGTIVLGPNTFGIVSSGKCKMGIPPNKYFVEGPVGVVARSGTLTYEIVGNLTANGLGQTTVVGMGGDRVVGTTFIDVLQMFEKDPLTKAVVLIGEIGGNAEETASEYIKTMSKPVVGYIAGKSAPPGKRMGHAGAIIERGKGTFQGKVEALTAAGAKVATLPFEVPGLIKEMLGM
- a CDS encoding acyl-CoA mutase large subunit family protein; amino-acid sequence: MYTKDELDKIAATKEAWAAKLAATTKKRPEREAKFATDSGFEIDTVYTPNNLAEMDYERDLGLPGEFPYTRGVQPNMYRGRLWTMRQYAGFGSAEETNQRFRYLLEQGQTGLSCAFDLPTQIGYDSDHPLARGEIGKVGVAIDSLADMETLFDQIPLGKVSTSMTINAPAGVLLAMYIACAEKQGFTKAQINGTIQNDVIKEYICRGTYILPPEPSMRLISNIFEYCSKEVPTWNTISISGYHIREAGATAAQEIAFTLADGIAYVDAAIKAGLNVDDFAPRLSFFFNAHLNFLEEVAKFRAARRLWARIMKERFGAKSPKSMSLRFHTQTAGVSLTAQQPMVNIMRTAYEALSAVLGGTQSLHTNSYDEALALPSNESVMIALRTQQIIGYEIGVCDVVDPLGGSYYIESLTNALEEKAMDYIGKIDALGGAVKAIDYMQKEIHNAAYQYQLAIDNKKKTVVGLNRFQMEEKPVEGLLKVDLSVGERQVAKLTKMKAERDQAKVAALLQTVREAAQSDANLMPVFVDAVKEYVTLGEICGVLRDVFGEYKQQIVF
- a CDS encoding cobalamin B12-binding domain-containing protein yields the protein MSEKRIRVLVAKPGLDGHDRGAKVIAQALRDAGMEVVYTGLRQTPEQIVSAALQEDVNVVGMSILSGAHGTLFPEVVNLLREKGAGDILVIGGGIIPEDDIPALKEAGVAEVFGPGTPLENVVKYIQEHV
- the mce gene encoding methylmalonyl-CoA epimerase; the protein is MIKKIDHIGIAVKDLAATLAFYEGMLGLKSVETEVVEDQKVKVAFLPTGDSEVELLESTSPDGAIAKFIEKNGEGIQHIAFRVENLEQRLAELKEKGVRLIDQKPRRGAGGANIAFLHPKSTFGVLIELCERD
- a CDS encoding acyl-CoA carboxylase subunit beta — its product is MSMQDKLDLLNKLRADVEAGGGQKRIDKQHEGGKKTARERINELFDPGSFKEIDVFANTEIEYKKVKNPGEGVVGGYGTIGGRRVYIFAQDFTVVGGSLGRVHAAKICKVLDMAMTVGAPVIGICDSGGARIQEGVDALDGYGQIFFRNTVASGVIPQISVIMGPCAGGAVYSPALTDFIMMVSGTSQMFITGPLVIKATTGEDVSQEALGGASTHNQVSGVAHFLANSEEECLAQIKSLISYLPLNNLEDPPVFPATEPALDKETLLSVIPDDANKGYDVRNLINAVVDAGSLLEVHQFYAINGVVGFARINGQSVGIIANQPRVLAGCLDINVSDKIARQIRFCDCFNIPIITFMDVPGFLPGVQQEYGGIIRHGAKMLYAYSEATVPKITIITRKAYGGAYLAMCAASLRADSTFAWPSAEIAVMGPEGAVNVINRKEIAAAENPVETRKQLVQDYRDRFANPYIASARGFIQDVIDPRETRANIIEALHNLSTKRESRPRKKHGNIPM
- a CDS encoding biotin/lipoyl-containing protein, translated to MQKFKITVNGEVYEVEVEAIGGSAAAAPAPVAPPPAPVAAPPAAPAPAAPAAAPAPTAAPKPAAGGGGGGALCAPMPGTILDVRVKVGDAVKVGDVLLILEAMKMENELQADKAGTIKEVKVTKGQAVNGGDQLIIIG